The Thermococcus thermotolerans genome contains a region encoding:
- the cas8a1 gene encoding type I-B CRISPR-associated protein Cas8b1/Cst1: MFYWTGHPFVDAGLIALLLISKKNSPEELTEKDIEKVIDFSSKLYARKEWSSGYIHAMMLPNSGILMANPSMTKRRTPKAIAENLKALLNEPGDKNAPICEICGRRHSRSKSVYRSDFPLVGTGGVPNYFPSAKDGLNVCSHCLFLVQFLPLVAYKVGGRVLVIHTYPYELMLKLHHEAINDVRKNFLASNARDFKRPENFLFRLLGELTRKTKRDDLWANASITLYHFVNNNQGQDLQIIHVPTPVLRFIARANSKDPNGWKRIVAMGWRKQPSEEEFEKYERSYANEVYARLLAEESILPYFIDMKNRRANAKWSLLSFYCSEVLGLDKKTLEFIKEVGDRIVQTLENLPDNQLSRRVRELERAEKLYQFEAFFVNLEKLRQRLGIEKPLMTFDEFAMVLTSYGEDLNVSWRTVKNLLLFRVYERLHDRLMKASEEAEEVEEDEEVEIFGMGVEE, from the coding sequence CTGTTCTATTGGACGGGTCATCCGTTTGTTGATGCTGGCCTCATAGCTCTGCTCCTCATTAGCAAGAAGAACTCGCCCGAAGAGCTTACCGAGAAGGACATCGAGAAGGTGATAGACTTCTCCTCGAAGCTCTACGCACGGAAGGAGTGGAGCTCGGGCTACATTCACGCGATGATGCTCCCGAACAGCGGAATCCTCATGGCCAATCCCAGCATGACAAAGAGAAGAACACCCAAAGCGATAGCTGAGAACCTAAAGGCTCTCCTCAACGAACCCGGGGATAAAAACGCGCCAATCTGTGAAATCTGTGGGAGGAGGCACTCCCGTTCAAAGTCAGTCTATCGCTCCGACTTCCCGCTGGTCGGCACAGGAGGGGTTCCCAACTACTTTCCCTCGGCGAAAGATGGCCTCAACGTCTGCTCCCACTGCCTCTTCCTCGTGCAATTCCTACCTCTGGTAGCTTACAAAGTCGGGGGAAGGGTTCTCGTGATCCACACCTACCCCTACGAGCTTATGCTCAAACTCCACCACGAGGCCATAAACGACGTCAGGAAGAACTTCCTCGCCTCAAACGCAAGGGACTTTAAGAGACCGGAGAACTTCCTCTTTCGTCTGCTGGGGGAGCTGACGAGAAAGACGAAGCGTGACGACCTTTGGGCTAATGCTTCGATAACGCTCTACCACTTCGTGAACAACAACCAGGGACAGGATCTTCAGATAATCCACGTTCCAACGCCCGTCCTTCGCTTCATTGCCCGTGCCAATAGCAAAGATCCGAATGGTTGGAAGAGGATAGTCGCGATGGGCTGGCGCAAACAGCCGAGCGAGGAGGAGTTCGAGAAGTACGAGAGGAGCTACGCCAACGAGGTTTACGCCAGGCTCTTGGCCGAGGAAAGCATCTTGCCCTACTTCATCGACATGAAAAACCGCCGTGCGAACGCAAAATGGTCACTTTTGTCTTTTTACTGCTCGGAGGTGTTGGGTTTGGATAAGAAGACTTTGGAGTTTATTAAAGAAGTCGGAGATAGGATTGTCCAAACGCTGGAGAATCTCCCTGACAACCAGCTTTCAAGGCGTGTCAGGGAGCTTGAGAGGGCGGAAAAGCTCTACCAGTTCGAAGCTTTCTTCGTAAACCTCGAAAAGCTCCGCCAGAGGCTTGGAATAGAGAAGCCTCTCATGACCTTCGACGAGTTTGCAATGGTTCTAACATCATACGGTGAGGACTTGAACGTCTCGTGGAGGACAGTGAAGAACCTCCTGCTGTTCAGGGTCTATGAAAGGCTCCATGACAGATTGATGAAGGCCTCTGAAGAGGCCGAGGAGGTTGAGGAGGACGAAGAAGTTGAAATCTTTGGAATGGGGGTGG
- the rgy gene encoding reverse gyrase, with translation MKAIYREMCPNCLGKISDERLYVKNPCSECLDETAHADSYFDLVTAVRNALQLRGTLKEWERIYGLEKGVREVEAFFERATGFTFWSAQRTWVKRLLKGRSFSIIAPTGMGKSTFGAFMAVWHATREKKSYIVVPTTPLVIQTVRKLQAIAERAGVEINLAYYHGNLRKKEREEMLAKIQNEDYDILVTSAQWLARKFDEVLKGRRFDFIFVDDVDAFLKASKNIDRSLLLLGFNEEIMEKAWEIIRLKKQMSKYLNGRAQDREERLKELNAQIAELQREIEEFKAKNSVGIMIIASATGSARGDRIKLYRELLGFEVGSGRSALRNVVDSYLKPSKDIKEHVEELLGRLGKGGIIFTPIDQGLGYAEELANYLRERGFKIELVSSKNRKSIEKFENGEADYLIGSATYYGSLVRGLDLPHLIRYAVFTGVPKFRFSIDLERPTIYRALGLLSEIMEFLSDEDRKQAEKMHARLRRLIRNIPQFELLKIEEALAEGLPIENGFHNHVLGVFRELVEFLRRVLRDEEVLRRLAEDPFISLKEEGGRWYIEIPDVRTYIQATGRTSRLFAGGITKGLSVLIVDNEKVFNGLLRQMRWRFTEFKMVPFEELDIDEVLRQIDEDREKVRLVMEGKISAKVKDLVKSALMIVESPNKARTIASFFGQPSKTRIGDLVAYEVSIGNMMLTILASGGHMFDLVTNEGYHGVLVDEKDGMLSFIPVYDTIKRCRDCGHQFVDWEEKGVCPRCGSTNVRDALQNVKAMREIAQEVDEILIATDPDTEGEKIAWDIRNVLSPYTPNIKRIEFHEVTRPAIMRAIEEARDVNEGRVNAQLVRRIEDRWIGFELSQELQRVFENRNLSAGRVQTPVLGWVIERYKEFTESETYFMGLRLENDLQITVELGKDGKNVEPPEYVTVEDVQLEERELNPMPPYTTDAMLKDASTFLKLSAPETMRIAQDLFEMGLISYHRTDSTHVSNTGIEIAKEYITQEVGEEYFKPRPWGEEGTHEAIRPTRPIDTGRLMQLVRDGIIQLPKNLTRNHYRLYDMIFRRFMTSQMKAAKILHEKAVINVGVGKAEIEGYVEVIEDGWTRLRSPPFRQLPRLEKGAKLKVVEAKKWKAPKVSLYTQGDIIALMKERKIGRPSTYAKIVETLIRRYYVIETRGRKKLVPTEQGIKVYHYLISKYKELVSEEKTRELEEMMDRIEENKIDYQDVLRNLHEEIRKYLA, from the coding sequence ATGAAGGCGATATACCGCGAGATGTGCCCGAACTGCCTTGGTAAAATCTCCGATGAAAGGCTGTACGTCAAAAACCCGTGCAGTGAGTGCCTTGATGAAACCGCTCACGCTGACTCTTATTTTGACCTCGTCACAGCGGTTAGAAACGCCCTCCAGCTTAGGGGTACCCTCAAGGAGTGGGAGAGAATATACGGCCTCGAAAAGGGAGTTAGAGAAGTTGAAGCCTTCTTTGAGAGGGCCACCGGCTTCACCTTCTGGAGTGCCCAGAGAACGTGGGTCAAGAGACTCCTTAAGGGAAGGAGCTTCTCGATCATAGCTCCGACCGGAATGGGCAAGAGCACCTTCGGGGCCTTTATGGCCGTGTGGCACGCCACGAGGGAGAAGAAGAGTTACATAGTCGTGCCCACAACCCCGCTGGTGATTCAGACCGTCAGAAAGCTCCAGGCGATAGCCGAGAGGGCCGGCGTTGAGATAAACCTCGCCTACTACCACGGTAATCTCCGGAAGAAGGAAAGGGAGGAGATGCTGGCCAAGATTCAAAATGAGGACTACGATATCCTGGTTACCAGCGCCCAGTGGCTTGCCAGGAAGTTTGATGAGGTACTGAAGGGCAGGCGTTTTGACTTTATCTTCGTCGATGATGTTGATGCGTTCCTCAAGGCCAGCAAGAACATAGACCGCTCCCTTCTCCTCCTCGGATTTAACGAGGAGATAATGGAGAAGGCGTGGGAGATAATCCGTCTGAAAAAGCAGATGTCGAAGTACCTGAACGGCCGCGCCCAGGACAGGGAGGAGAGGCTTAAGGAGCTGAACGCTCAGATAGCGGAGCTCCAGCGCGAAATCGAGGAGTTCAAGGCCAAAAACAGCGTCGGGATAATGATAATCGCCTCAGCCACAGGTTCAGCCCGGGGCGACAGGATAAAGCTCTACCGCGAGCTGCTCGGCTTCGAGGTTGGGAGCGGAAGGAGCGCCCTCAGGAACGTCGTTGACAGCTATTTAAAGCCGAGCAAGGACATAAAGGAGCACGTCGAGGAGCTCCTTGGGAGGCTTGGAAAGGGCGGCATAATCTTCACGCCTATTGACCAGGGTTTGGGCTACGCCGAGGAGCTGGCCAATTACCTCCGTGAGAGGGGCTTCAAGATAGAGCTCGTCAGCTCGAAGAACAGGAAGTCCATCGAGAAGTTCGAAAACGGCGAGGCCGACTACCTCATAGGCTCGGCAACCTACTATGGCTCACTAGTCAGGGGGCTTGATCTACCGCACCTAATCCGCTACGCGGTCTTTACCGGCGTTCCCAAGTTCCGCTTTTCAATAGACCTTGAGAGGCCGACCATCTACCGTGCCCTCGGCCTGCTCAGTGAGATAATGGAGTTCCTGAGCGATGAGGACAGGAAGCAGGCTGAAAAGATGCACGCGAGGCTCAGGAGGCTTATACGAAATATACCGCAGTTTGAGCTCCTCAAGATTGAGGAGGCCCTGGCTGAGGGACTGCCAATAGAGAACGGCTTCCACAACCACGTCCTTGGTGTTTTCCGTGAGCTGGTTGAGTTCCTGAGGCGGGTTCTCCGGGACGAGGAGGTTCTCAGGAGACTCGCGGAGGATCCGTTCATCAGCCTGAAGGAAGAAGGAGGCAGGTGGTACATCGAGATCCCGGACGTCAGGACGTACATCCAGGCCACGGGGAGGACGAGCAGGCTGTTCGCCGGCGGAATCACCAAGGGACTGAGCGTGCTCATAGTTGACAACGAGAAGGTCTTCAACGGCTTGTTGAGGCAGATGCGCTGGCGCTTCACCGAGTTCAAGATGGTGCCCTTCGAGGAGCTCGACATCGACGAGGTTCTGAGGCAGATAGACGAGGACAGAGAGAAGGTTCGCCTCGTTATGGAGGGCAAGATAAGCGCCAAGGTCAAGGACCTCGTTAAATCCGCCCTCATGATAGTGGAGAGCCCTAACAAGGCGCGCACAATAGCCAGCTTCTTCGGCCAGCCGAGCAAGACCAGAATAGGTGACCTGGTCGCCTACGAGGTGAGCATAGGAAACATGATGCTGACCATTCTAGCGAGCGGCGGGCACATGTTCGACCTTGTTACCAACGAGGGCTACCACGGTGTTCTTGTTGATGAAAAAGACGGCATGCTGAGTTTCATCCCGGTGTACGACACCATAAAGCGCTGTCGCGACTGCGGTCATCAGTTCGTTGACTGGGAAGAGAAAGGCGTCTGCCCGCGCTGCGGCTCGACCAACGTCCGTGACGCACTCCAGAACGTCAAGGCGATGCGCGAGATAGCCCAAGAGGTTGACGAGATACTCATAGCGACCGATCCCGATACGGAGGGTGAGAAGATAGCCTGGGACATAAGGAACGTGCTCAGCCCGTACACGCCAAACATAAAACGCATAGAGTTCCACGAGGTGACGAGACCGGCCATAATGCGTGCCATTGAGGAAGCGAGGGACGTCAACGAGGGCCGCGTCAACGCTCAGCTCGTCAGGCGCATAGAGGACAGGTGGATAGGCTTTGAGCTGAGCCAGGAACTCCAGCGCGTCTTTGAGAACCGCAACCTCTCCGCCGGAAGGGTTCAGACGCCGGTTCTGGGCTGGGTGATTGAGCGTTACAAGGAGTTCACCGAGAGCGAGACCTACTTCATGGGTCTGAGGCTTGAGAACGACCTCCAGATCACGGTGGAACTCGGAAAGGACGGTAAAAACGTTGAACCTCCCGAATACGTCACCGTCGAGGACGTCCAGCTTGAAGAACGCGAGCTTAATCCGATGCCGCCTTACACGACCGACGCCATGCTGAAGGACGCTTCAACCTTCCTCAAGCTGTCAGCACCGGAAACGATGCGCATCGCCCAGGACCTGTTTGAAATGGGTCTAATCTCTTATCACCGCACTGACTCAACGCACGTCAGCAACACAGGAATAGAGATAGCTAAGGAATACATAACCCAGGAGGTCGGAGAGGAGTACTTCAAACCGCGCCCCTGGGGCGAGGAGGGAACGCATGAAGCCATAAGGCCGACCAGGCCGATAGACACAGGCAGGCTGATGCAGCTCGTCCGCGATGGCATAATTCAGCTCCCCAAAAACCTCACCCGGAACCACTACAGGCTCTACGACATGATATTCAGGCGCTTCATGACTAGCCAGATGAAGGCCGCCAAGATACTCCATGAGAAAGCAGTTATTAATGTGGGCGTTGGAAAGGCAGAGATAGAGGGCTACGTTGAAGTAATCGAGGACGGCTGGACAAGGCTTCGCTCTCCACCGTTCAGACAGCTCCCAAGGCTTGAGAAGGGGGCAAAGCTGAAGGTCGTGGAGGCCAAGAAGTGGAAGGCGCCGAAGGTTTCCCTCTACACCCAGGGAGACATAATCGCCCTGATGAAGGAGCGCAAGATAGGAAGGCCTTCAACATACGCAAAGATAGTTGAAACCCTGATAAGGCGCTACTACGTCATTGAGACCCGCGGAAGGAAGAAGCTCGTCCCGACGGAACAGGGCATCAAGGTCTACCACTATCTCATAAGTAAGTATAAAGAACTGGTCAGTGAAGAGAAGACAAGGGAGCTTGAGGAGATGATGGACAGGATTGAGGAGAACAAGATTGACTATCAGGATGTTCTCAGGAATCTCCACGAGGAGATACGGAAGTACCTTGCTTGA
- a CDS encoding acetate--CoA ligase family protein, protein MDRIEKARAIIEKAKAENRPLVEPEAKEILKLYGVPVPDFKVATNEDEAVQFAREIGYPVVMKIVSPQIIHKSDAGGVKVNIKNDEEAREAFKTIMENARNYKPDADLWGVIVYKMLPLGKEVIVGMIRDPQFGPAIMFGLGGIFVEILKDVSFRVAPITREEALDMIKEIKAYPILAGARGEKPVNIEALAEIITKVGQLALELPEIKELDINPIFAYEDSAVAVDARMLL, encoded by the coding sequence ATGGACAGGATTGAGAAGGCTAGGGCAATCATCGAGAAGGCCAAGGCCGAAAACAGGCCGCTCGTCGAGCCTGAGGCGAAGGAGATACTCAAGCTCTACGGCGTCCCGGTTCCGGACTTCAAAGTTGCAACCAACGAGGACGAAGCTGTTCAGTTCGCCCGTGAAATCGGCTACCCGGTCGTCATGAAGATCGTTTCTCCGCAGATCATCCACAAGAGCGACGCCGGCGGTGTCAAGGTCAACATCAAGAACGACGAAGAAGCTAGAGAGGCCTTCAAGACCATCATGGAGAACGCCAGGAACTACAAGCCCGATGCAGACCTCTGGGGCGTCATCGTCTACAAGATGCTCCCGCTCGGCAAAGAGGTCATCGTCGGTATGATCCGCGACCCACAGTTCGGCCCGGCGATAATGTTCGGTCTCGGTGGAATCTTCGTCGAGATCCTCAAGGACGTCAGCTTCCGCGTCGCCCCGATAACCAGGGAGGAAGCCCTCGACATGATCAAGGAGATCAAGGCCTACCCGATCCTCGCCGGAGCCCGTGGTGAGAAGCCGGTGAACATCGAGGCCCTCGCCGAGATAATCACCAAGGTCGGCCAGCTCGCCCTTGAGCTCCCGGAGATCAAGGAGCTCGACATCAACCCCATCTTCGCCTACGAGGACAGCGCGGTTGCCGTCGACGCCAGGATGCTTCTCTGA
- the cas6 gene encoding CRISPR-associated endoribonuclease Cas6: protein MRFAIRLLPENDTFKVPFSHQHYLQGLIYRRIQRVNPDLSLRLHSPKIPKFFTFSLFMAEKRDFEKGRPYFLGRGRGFFYFSTAVPEIAEAFIGGLLQKPEVELWGERFTVEEVKALAEPERLNERKFVTLSPIAVTTRRIQFGKPRSYDLSPAEPEFYEHLRDNLLEKYAALHGKVPENRELDVKVLLAKPKRFEVKPGIFQRAWHLVFRAKGSEELLRIGYQAGFGEKNSIGFGMVRVDGSKEKVKRCWKGGEGHQKGETS, encoded by the coding sequence ATGAGGTTTGCAATAAGACTCCTCCCAGAGAATGACACATTCAAGGTTCCCTTCAGCCATCAGCACTACCTTCAAGGCTTAATCTACAGGAGGATTCAGCGAGTCAACCCGGACCTCAGCCTTCGCCTCCATTCCCCCAAGATACCGAAGTTCTTCACGTTCTCGCTGTTCATGGCTGAAAAGAGGGACTTCGAAAAGGGACGGCCGTATTTCCTGGGGCGTGGAAGGGGCTTCTTCTACTTTTCAACGGCGGTTCCGGAGATAGCGGAGGCCTTCATAGGGGGACTCCTACAGAAGCCCGAGGTCGAACTCTGGGGCGAGCGGTTCACCGTTGAAGAGGTAAAGGCCTTAGCAGAGCCGGAAAGGCTGAACGAAAGGAAGTTCGTGACGCTCTCGCCGATAGCGGTAACTACCAGGAGGATTCAGTTCGGAAAGCCGAGGAGCTATGACCTCAGCCCAGCAGAGCCTGAGTTCTACGAGCATCTCAGGGACAATCTGCTCGAAAAATACGCCGCACTCCATGGAAAGGTGCCCGAGAACCGTGAGCTTGATGTGAAAGTACTGCTCGCCAAGCCAAAACGGTTCGAGGTAAAGCCCGGAATCTTTCAGAGGGCCTGGCACCTCGTCTTCCGGGCCAAGGGGAGCGAGGAGCTCCTCCGCATAGGCTATCAAGCGGGCTTCGGGGAGAAGAACTCGATCGGCTTCGGGATGGTGAGGGTTGATGGGAGTAAGGAAAAGGTAAAAAGGTGCTGGAAGGGAGGTGAGGGACATCAGAAAGGAGAAACCTCTTGA
- a CDS encoding DUF4139 domain-containing protein translates to MKRKIIAGIGGILVIILAIFSFQGGKASQVDTTVVLYNSAKIGVVEKTLEIELKEGMNDVPLDELAGLNIAEVTIRPLDEGVHVLGVFSRGSKDVYSANVGSEVEVRLRGGETIAGKFLGFRNGKIAIEGDGYYLINPNEVAYFKAKNLEGEASVYAVLQAEKAGKYNVSIIYRVSNMSWESRYKLYIGDNARLYGYIVLNNPTAQEFRDAKVLLVAGDVQLYQALPQPRVLYTMAEKGTDQVSVGEPEKIEAFYLYKLGVADINPASTMMYPYISFEVPFEREYLYESWPYSGEGPVYESISFKTEKVLPAGIVEIYRETDDGTLLIGERAIEHTPKGDTLRIGVGRDYDLKGTTTVLEQKNGEGYAYYRIRITLENFGKDSKTVVVRHYKWGRIISSSVEPMDETMNYVEFKVTVDPGEKKEIVFDYENRY, encoded by the coding sequence ATGAAGAGAAAAATTATCGCGGGGATTGGAGGAATTTTGGTGATAATTCTGGCGATTTTTTCCTTCCAGGGCGGCAAGGCATCTCAGGTAGATACGACCGTTGTGCTGTACAATTCGGCCAAGATAGGCGTCGTTGAGAAAACGCTTGAGATTGAGCTGAAGGAGGGCATGAACGATGTTCCCCTTGATGAGCTGGCGGGGCTGAACATAGCCGAGGTCACGATAAGGCCGCTCGACGAGGGCGTTCACGTCCTCGGGGTCTTCAGCAGAGGCTCTAAAGACGTTTACAGCGCCAACGTCGGAAGCGAGGTCGAGGTCAGGCTGAGGGGCGGAGAGACCATAGCCGGAAAGTTCCTCGGCTTCAGGAACGGGAAGATAGCCATCGAGGGGGACGGATACTACCTCATAAACCCGAACGAGGTGGCCTACTTTAAAGCTAAGAACCTTGAGGGGGAAGCGAGCGTTTATGCGGTCCTCCAGGCCGAAAAAGCCGGGAAGTACAACGTGAGCATCATCTACCGCGTCTCCAACATGAGCTGGGAGAGCAGGTACAAGCTCTACATCGGCGACAATGCGAGGCTCTACGGCTACATAGTCCTCAACAACCCGACGGCCCAGGAGTTCAGGGATGCAAAGGTTCTCCTGGTTGCCGGCGACGTCCAGCTGTATCAGGCTCTACCCCAACCGAGAGTTCTCTACACGATGGCAGAGAAGGGAACCGACCAGGTCAGCGTCGGCGAGCCGGAGAAGATAGAGGCGTTCTATCTCTACAAGCTCGGTGTGGCAGACATCAACCCGGCCAGCACGATGATGTATCCCTACATAAGCTTCGAGGTTCCCTTCGAGAGGGAGTACCTCTACGAGAGCTGGCCTTATTCCGGCGAGGGGCCTGTCTACGAGTCGATATCCTTCAAGACCGAGAAGGTTCTTCCGGCCGGGATAGTTGAGATATACAGGGAAACCGACGACGGGACACTGCTTATAGGTGAGAGGGCCATAGAACACACGCCCAAAGGAGATACCCTCAGAATAGGCGTCGGCAGGGACTATGACCTTAAGGGCACAACAACAGTGCTTGAGCAGAAGAACGGTGAGGGCTACGCCTACTACAGGATCAGGATAACCCTTGAGAACTTCGGAAAGGACTCCAAGACGGTGGTAGTCAGGCACTACAAGTGGGGCAGAATTATCAGTTCAAGCGTTGAGCCGATGGACGAAACCATGAACTACGTGGAGTTCAAGGTTACTGTTGACCCCGGAGAAAAGAAGGAGATAGTCTTTGACTACGAGAACCGCTATTAG
- a CDS encoding SWIM zinc finger family protein, whose amino-acid sequence MDEKTLRKGERYYKAGKVLWVVKHGGKLFSKVLGTYPYYVELDLSTGENRCTCPLGGDCKHVAAVMKAHEAGFYFESFDKHAGLFPEAVAMEFLAEVPELALDVTLKELRFALSTDESGSEVARLFRRALKLVRMTGKIEAIHVLEETLAEYRHVFSDYELSAKLEDELRELEAAIQKPL is encoded by the coding sequence ATGGACGAAAAAACCCTCAGGAAGGGGGAGCGCTATTACAAGGCTGGAAAGGTCCTCTGGGTAGTCAAACATGGGGGCAAACTCTTCTCCAAGGTTCTGGGCACTTACCCCTACTACGTGGAGCTCGACCTCTCGACGGGCGAGAACCGCTGTACCTGCCCACTTGGAGGAGACTGCAAGCACGTGGCAGCGGTCATGAAGGCTCATGAGGCCGGCTTCTACTTCGAGAGCTTCGATAAACATGCAGGGCTCTTTCCTGAGGCAGTCGCCATGGAGTTCTTGGCCGAGGTTCCGGAGCTGGCGCTCGACGTTACCCTTAAGGAGCTTCGTTTTGCCCTCAGTACGGACGAGAGCGGGAGCGAGGTTGCCAGACTCTTCAGGCGAGCTTTGAAGCTCGTCAGGATGACCGGTAAAATAGAAGCCATTCACGTCCTCGAAGAAACCCTTGCGGAATACAGGCACGTCTTCAGCGACTACGAGCTTTCGGCGAAGCTTGAGGACGAGCTCAGGGAGCTTGAGGCGGCAATCCAAAAACCCTTATAA